A stretch of DNA from Oryza brachyantha chromosome 9, ObraRS2, whole genome shotgun sequence:
CATGTTCGATTGTCGCCGTGCGAAGCCGCCCTCCGAAGATGCGTCGCGGGagccgcctccccgcgcgaTTCCCGACGGGAACCGTGGTGGTAACACCGCAAAACTCCCTTTTGCCGAGCGGCCATCTCTCGCCGTGAATTTCATGGCGGTCGACGTCGATCCGGCTTGTACCGGGCTGCTGTACGAACAGCTTCATCGGGTGATCATCCACCGTAACATCTCGTCGTCGGTGAGCCGTTTCATTGTCCTGACCTTGCGTCTCAACTCCACCGGTGATGGTGATGCATCCGGCAGACCAGAGGATCGGCAACTATGTGTAGCGTATTTCAGGACAGTTTTCCATGAACATGAGTAGTTTTCGGAGTACAGGTGTTCTTGTCCGGATGGAATCATGCCACTCAAAGTGACGATAAAGATGCTGGGAGAAAGGCGACACCGGGAAAGATACAGATCATCGGGAACTCTCCTGATCGGTAAAGTGGACTCCTTCAACTCACGAAAGCTGCTGCTCGATTCAAATCGCACCATCGATCTGATGACGAAGCAGCAGCACGTTGGAATCCATCGGCACCTTCGCAGGAGACGAAGGCTGCGGGTGTCCGACGCAGTTGGAGGCTCAGCTCTGCTCGGGTTGCTCTGTACCGTGGCAGCTGGGTTCCTGCTGTGCTGCTCTGTACCAAGACAGCAACCGATGCGTCGTGCACGGGGACATCAAACCGGCGAACGTGATGCTCGACGCGTCGCGCGACGCCAAGCTCGGCGACTTCGGCCTCGCGAGGCTCGCCGAGCACGGCGCTGAGCTCCGAACGACGCAGATCATCGCGGGGACCCTAGGATACATCGACCCGGAGTTCGTGAACAGTCGCAGGCCTAGCACCGAGTCGGACGTGTACAGCTTAGGCGGCCCTCCATTGCGCAAGCTATGGAAGCTCTGCGATCGGAGAGGGCAGAGCTGCCGGTGctagctccggcggcggcgaggattgGTGCGGAGCGTTCCTTGGTGGAACAAGCTTACGGCGATCTGTCGGACGAGTTCTTATCGGTGGCCCGTGCAACAACGTACATTACTTCTAGCGATTCAACTTGTCTactagagtaattttaccattattGATAAAGCACCGAGATGTACTTATTTGCTAGCATAAAATACGGTACCTCTACGTTACTTTGCaaccaaatttttattaagtgtAAATTTGGATAAGAGAAGAATGAAGAATATCAATACGAACGGAGAGGGAAAATGGTTACAAAAGCAGGTAGACAGGTGCCAGTAGCATCCACTCTGTCATGGAGACACCGCCCTGTTAGAATAAATTGATTAAAATCATCGTATTCTGAATAATTCGATTTGACTCACGTTAAAACTATCGTGAAGAGTTATGTTGATCACGATGGATGACAAAGTTACATACACATCCTCATGGCCAAGAACTAGAGGAAATAGTTCTAGTGACCCAAGTTCCTGGGGATCTGCATCTTGGAAACCCATGTCCCGAGGAAACCCTCTAGAGGCATCACGGGACCTAGGGTCCCGAGCTGCTGGGACCCAAAGCCAGCTACCCGAGGCCACTCGAGCTATCCGGACCTAAGGCCACTTGAGGCATTGGGACCCGAGGCAACCCAAGCCACCAGGGCCCAGAGGCTGAGGTCCTCAAGCCTAGGCAAGGTTCCGACAAAGAATCCGTCGGGCCCCCAAGGATCCAAGTGAGATGTCAAGGCCTTGGGGGCCCGAGGTCCCGAGTCTTAACGGACCTCGAGTTCGGGTCATGTCCTTGGGATCCGAGGGTATGTGTGTATGTTTTGGACGAGGATGGCGTTGATTCCGCATAACGGATAAGCgtattaatcatgtattgatCCGGTTATGAAAGGGATTAACGGTTGGTGGTCAATGACCCACCAATTCCTCGCACAAACTTCTCTCttgatgataaaaatatgtcaGAACCTTCACGAATTAGTGAATCAATTATGTTCTTGCCCGATAACATTATTTCCTCGGTTTCACACACTCGCGCGCATGAGTGAGTGGAACGAGCAGGCCTATTAAACTCCATCCACTGGCGAGATTGCAAGGGTAGGCGGGTGATTAGGTTTTTGGGAAGCGTTGATACGACAGACTAATTCTGACGACCCCGGCGACCCGCGGCTACGAGACGACATCCCCGATAACCCGCGACGACGACATCAATGACCCATAGTGCAACGACGAGGTGACATCCCTCGCCGTGACAACCTCGACGACTTGTGCAATGTCTCCAATCCCAGTGTCGACTTCCTCGTGACGCCAACCAGCGACGATCCTAACCCCATCAGCCAGTTCATTCCCTGACACTCAGCAACGCCTTAAACATGTCCACCAATAATAACCATGGAGGTAATCAAGGCAATGGAAAGGGCATTGGGAGAAGGCACCACCAACAACAATACTAGTTCATCAAGTCAAAGAACCGATTCATTCTCAGGGTACAGTCTCTTTTATCATTACAGTGCTAAGCAATTTTACAATAGATGCTGGAATGATTAGTAGCATACTCATAGTTAGCATATTTAAAAGATCGTTCATATTAGTTGTCATGCTTAGTACTTTATTTCcttggattaaaatatgctGATTAATGACCATATTTCCAACAGTCTCAACCTACCACCTAACTATCTTCCCACTCAAACCATGGGAGATCAAGAAGGTAGACAAGACTCATAGGGGCTTCCTATGGTCAGGGTTGGAACTAGTGCATGCCTAGTTAATTGGAAACATATATGTAGGTCCAAAAAACATGGGAGATTTATGGTTACCGGATCTCAAGAGCTTTGGAAGAGCACTAAAACTCAAATGGCTCTGGTGTGTGAATGATGGGATGCACACAGACTGTGGAAAGGAACACCAG
This window harbors:
- the LOC107304888 gene encoding probable kinase CHARK gives rise to the protein MAVDVDPACTGLLYEQLHRVIIHRNISSSVSRFIVLTLRLNSTGDGDASGRPEDRCSCPDGIMPLKVTIKMLGERRHRERYRSSGTLLIGKVDSFNSRKLLLDSNRTIDLMTKQQHLGSCCAALYQDSNRCVVHGDIKPANVMLDASRDAKLGDFGLARLAEHGAELRTTQIIAGTLGYIDPEFVNSRRPSTESDVYSLGGPPLRKLWKLCDRRGQSCRC